CCTCGGTGGTTAGTAAGTTGAACAGGCGTAAGTTAAGTTTAAGTGAAACGAACCACAGAGTACACAGAGTTAACGGAGGGGGAATCAAGGTTTGAAAAAAGTGATCCGTAACCCTCTGTGTCCTCTGTGTCCTCGGTGGTTAGTAATCAGTGGTTAATAAAAGGAAACGAGGTGATTTTATGCTGAGGATTGAGAATCTGCATAAACAGTTTGGCGATTTAGCGGCTGTTGACGGGCTTAATCTGCAGGTCGGGCGAGGGGAGACCGTTGTTATGATGGGGCCGTCCGGCTGCGGGAAATCGACAACCATTCGTACGGTCAACCGGCTGGTTGAGCCGGACCGCGGCCGGATTATGTTTGGCGATATCGATATTACCAAACTAAATGCCGATGAATTAATGGCAGTCCGGAAAAAAATCGGTTTTGTATTTCAACAGTTTAATCTGATTCATCGACTGACAGCCCTGGAAAATGTTATGCTGGGACTGGTTATGGACGGTATGCCGCGGGAAATTGCCCGGGCTAAGGCCGGTGCGGCCCTGATCAAAGTCGGTCTGGACAAGCATTTTCAGCATAAGCCTGGTGAAATGTCAGGCGGTCAGCAGCAGCGGGTGGGAATCGCCAGAGCTTTGGCTTTTGAGCCGGAGCTCATGCTGTGGGATGAACCGACGGCTTCACTTGATCCCATTTTAGTCCGGGAAGTGCTGGTCGTCATGGAGGAACTGGCCAAATACCGGGCCAGCACGATGCTGGTAGTAACGCATGAGCTGTCTTTTGCGTTGCACGTGGCTGACCGGATTGTATTGATGAATAAAGGCCGGGTTGTGGAAGAAGGCGTTCCGACCCAGGTCTTTGTCAAGCCGCAGTCCTCAATTGGCGAGCAGTATAAGGAGCTGATCGAGTATCAGATGAATACCAGCGCCCTGACTCTGGCCGGCAAGCGCATTGCCTAGTATTTTTATCATTTCCCCTTGCAGGAACTGCTAATATTTTGTAGAATAGACAAAGGTTATCATGTCAGGAGGATTTTCATGCAGCATCAAACTACAGTCGGCAGGGCGGTTACGTATACCGGCATCGGGCTTCATTCCGGGCGGGATGTAACCATTACCTTAAATCCCGCTCCCATTGATACCGGAATTATTTTTGCGCGGGTTGATCTGCCCGGTGCGCCGCAGGTGGCGGCCACAGCCGGAAATGTTACTGCTGCAATGCGGGCTACAACCTTAGAAACCGGGTTGGCCAAGGTATTTACGGTAGAGCATTTGCTGGCTGCGTTTGCCGCAATGCAGGTGGATAACTGTCGTGTGGCAATTGATTCAGTAGAACCGCCGGTCGCAGATGGCAGTTCATTGCCCTTTGTTGAACTTATCCGGCAGGCGGGCCTTGCGTCTCAACCTGCTTTGCGGAAGTTCATACGGGTCAATACAGCTCAGCTGGTACGGCATGAAGATAGATTTATTGCAATATTGCCCTACGATGGATTTAGAATCAGCTTTACTTCAGTTAACCCGCATCCGTTATTGGGCGTGCAGTTCGGAGATTATGAAATACATCCGGACGCTTTTATCCGGGATATTGCACCAGCCAGAACCATTGGCTTTATGCATGAAGTGGAGGCCCTTAAAGCCCAGGGCTTGGCCTTAGGCGGAAGTTTGGAAAATGCGGTGGTGTATGATGACAAGACGGTATTAACCCCGCTGCGTTTTGCCGACGAACTGGTACGGCATAAAATACTGGACGTCATTGGCGATCTGGCGCTGGCCGGCTGCTTACGCGGCCATGTGGTGGCCGTCAAATCAGGCCATGCGTTAAATACGGCGCTGGCTCAAAAAATATTAGCTAGTCAACAAGCAACCGTTAACGGTTGATGTGTAATTTGCGAGGGAGTTGAATATGATAATGCTATCGGCGACTGAAATACAAAAAATCATTCCACACAGGTATCCAATGCTACTGGTTGACCGTATTCTTGAACTGGAACCAATGAAGCGGGCGGTAGGAATAAAGAATGTTACGATTACCGAACCTTTTTTTCAAGGACATTTTCCCGGGCAACCAGTAATGCCGGGCGTACTCATTTTAGAGGCTATGGCTCAGGTTGGAGCGGTAGCCACGCTTTATCCGGCGGAGAACCGGGGCAAAGTGGCGCTGTTTGCCAGCATTGACCGGGTAAAATTCCGTAAACCGGTAGTGCCCGGCGATCAATTGCGGATGGTAGCCGAACTGATTAAAATTCGCGGCGGCATGGGTAAACTATGGTGTGAAGCATTTGTTGACGACCAATTGGTAGCCGAAGGTGAGCTAATGTTTGCTATGGGCTGATAAAAAGGCTTTTTGTTGAAAGAAGTTGAAAAATAGTTATAAATGCCTGTAATAATGAGAAATATTGCGTTATTTCGGCAAAATGACTGAATATGGTAAAAAATGACCTGTTAAAATTAGACTGACCGGCTGGACTATATATACAGATATTGATCCATAAGGCTGGCTTCAAGCTGCGGAAAGGTTATTGCACTGAATCCGGCCGGTGTGATCCAGGTCTAACCATGCTTGACAGTGTTTCCGAAGGACGTAAATCCTGTAGACCGGTTTAGGTAATGGATAAATGATAACTTATACTACTAGTTTGATCGTTAGGTAATGAAAATTACCGCGTTTAGAAGGAGTTGATATGCTGATGAAACCGGAAAAGGTTGTGATCGCTTTACGGAAGATACATGAAACAGCGGTCGTTCACCCTGGCGCCCGCATCGGCAAAGATGTTGAAATTGGTCCCTATGCTGTTATCGGTGAACATGTCCTGATTGATGACGGAACAAAAATCGGCGCACATGTGGTCATTGACGGCTGGACCAGTATTGGTAAGAATTGTGAGATTTTTCCGAGTGCTTCGATTGGCTCTGAACCGCAGGATTTGAAATTCCGCGGTGAAAAAAGCTATGTTTTTATTGGCGACAATACGAAAATAAGAGAATTTGCCACCGTGAACCGGGCGACCGGTGAAGGTGAGGAAACCCGTGTTGGCTCCAACTGTCTGCTGCAGGCTTATACTCATGTGGCCCATAATTGTGTTGTTGGCAATCATGTGATTATGTCCAATGCAGCCACTTTGGCCGGGCATGTTACGGTGGAAGACCGGGTAGTGATTGGCGGTCTGGCCGGTGTACACCAGTTTGTAAAGATCGGCCGCAACGCAATGATTGGCGGTTTGACTAAAATTGTTCAGGACGTCCCGCCGTTTGTCATTGTTGACGGGCACCCGGCCAAGGTATCGGGCCTCAACAGTGTCGGCATGTCCCGGGCGGGCATTGGCGCGCCATCCCGCAGCCTGATTAAGAAAGCTTATAAGCTGTTGTATCGCTCAGGCTTAAGCCTTGCTCAGGCCATTGCAATGATTGAGCAGGAAGTCGATTCCTGTGAAGAGGTCGAACATTTTCTGCGGTTCCTGCGTAATGCCGAACGGGGGATTTGCAGGGGTCGCAAAGCGTCCGGCGATTAGACGCTTGTTGCAGCCGGTACCGGAGGGAGAACTGTTCATGGAAAAAATTGGTTTATTGGCCGGCGTCGGAAGATTGCCGGTAGAATTTGCCCGTGCCGCTCGCGGCATGGGCTTTGGCGTAATCGCGGTGGCCGTGGTGCCTGAGGTGGATGAAGAACTTCAGCAGGTTGCCGATAAAACCGTACAGCTCAATATTGGTGAACTGGACCGGGTCATTCGCGTGTTGAAGGAAGAAGGGGTCAGTCAGGTCACGATGTTGGGCAAAGTAACGAAAGAATTGCTGTTCAGCGGTTCGGTCCGGCTCGATGACCGGCTGCAGAGAATGTTTGCCGCGCTGCCTGATAACCGTGATGATACGATCATGCTTGGCTTGGTGCGTGAATTGGCGTCTGAAGGGATTGGCGTTTTCGATCAGACGGCTTTCATCCGTTCGCTTATGCCTGCGCCTGCTATTTTGACCAAGCGTGAGCCTTCGGCCGCGGAGCGGGCTGATATGGAGTTTGGCTTTAACATGGCCAAAGCCATTGGCGGTCTTGATATCGGTCAAACCGTTGTTGTGAAAAATCTGGCGGTTATGGCGGTGGAGGCCATTGAGGGAACCGACGCCTGTATTTTGCGGGGCGGCCGGCTGAGCTGTGGCGGGGCTACCGTGGTCAAGGCCGCCAAACCGGATCAGGATCTCAGGTTTGATGTACCGGCCGTGGGGGTAAACACAATTCGGGCAATGTGTGAAGCGCAGGCCAAAGCTCTGGCGATTGAAGCCGGCAAGACACTTTTGGTTGACCGGGATAAAGTAATTAAAATTGCGGATGAATGTGGAATAACTATTGTTGCTATGTAAATATTAATAACAAGAACGCGAAGGGCGCGGAGGATGTTTGTCACTGAGCGTCTTCGCGTTTTTATCTATCCTTAAGGCAAACTATTGTTTCATTGTATTATGGCGTTTATGGAGGAAGATTATGGTCAAAGTCATGATTTCGGCGGGCGAGGCGTCAGGCGATTTACACGGAGCCAGTGTAGCCGCAGCGTTAAAACAACTCCAGCCAGGCATCAAGCTGTTGGGTATGGGGGGACAGGCTATGCGGTCAGCCGGAGTGGATATTGTGCATGACATCGCCGATTTAGGGGTGATTGGCTTTGTCGAAGTAGTAAGAAATTTGCCCAGATTATTTAAGCTCCGCGACAGCCTTGTCGAAGTGATGCGGCTGGAACGACCTGACGTGCTGGTGGTTATCGATTATCCCGATTTTAATATGCGCCTGGCCGAAAAAGCCGGACAGCTGGGCATTCCGGTAGTTTCCTATATTAGTCCTTCCGCCTGGGCCTGGCGGAAGGGCCGGGCGAAAAGTGTCGCCAAAGTGGTAACCCGCCTGGCGGCAATATTTCCGTTCGAGGCCGATGTTTACCGGGAAGCCGGCGCCAATGTTGCTTTTGTCGGTCATCCGTTGTTGGATATTGTAAAGCCGGAAATGTCCCGGCCGCAGGCCTATGCTTTTTTTCAGGCCGAGCCATCCCGTCCGGTCGTTCTGCTGTTGCCGGGCAGCCGTACGCAGGAAATTGGCAGTTTGCTGCCGGTAATGCTGGCAGCCGGCGAGAAGATTGTCGAAGCAGTGCCTGGTTGTCAGTTTTTTTTACCGCTGGCCTCGACAATTTCCCGGGAAATGCTGCAAGATATTTTAAATAATTCCCAGCTTAATGTTACAATAACGAATGAACGGACCTATGATTTAATGACCATTGCCGATGTCGCCATTGCGGCTTCAGGCACTGTGACGCTGGAGGCGGCGCTGTTGGGCCTGCCCAGTGTGGTTGTTTACAAGGTTGCGGCTTCCTCGTATTGGCTGGCTAAATTGCTGGTGAAAATTCCTCATGTCAGTTTACCGAATATTGTCGCCGGCCGCCGGATTATTCCGGAGCTGCTGCAGGCCGACGCCAACGCCGGGGGCATTGCCCGCGAGGCGCTGGCCATACTGCTGGACCCGGCTGAAAAAAGACGCTTGCAGCAGGATTTGCAGGAAGTACGGTGCAAACTCGGTGAACCGGGTGCAGTCGAACGGGTTGCTAAAGTTATTCTAGAGGTTGCAGCTGCCCAGCCAGGAGGCGCCAATGAACACTTATAAACGTCTAATCAGTTATATTAAACCTTACTTGCCGCGCCTGGCGGTAGCCATTGTCTGTATCATTGCCGCCGCCAGCGCTAACTTATATGTGCCGTGGGTCATTAAGGAAGTTATTGACAAGGTGCTGGCCGAAAAAGATATGATGATGCTCAATGCCATTGCCGCCGCTATTGTCGTGGTTTATCTGCTGCGGGGAATCTTCTATTACGGTCAGACTTATCTGATGTCTTATATCGGACAGCGGGTAGTCATTGATATCCGGCAGGCAGTTTACCGCCACATGCAGCGGCTTTCCCTGTCTTATTACGAAAAAAGGAAAACCGGCACCATGATGAGTTACATCACCAATGATGTCGCCGCGCTGCAGGGCGCACTGGTCGAAAGTGTGATTGAGATGGTAACTGAGGCGGCTATTTTGCTGGGGTCACTGGCAATGATGTTTTACCTGCATTGGAAACTGACGATGTTAACCCTGATCACTCTGCCGATGGTCGGGGTAACCATCAATTTATTTGGCCGGAAATTGCGGAAAACCAGCGCAGTAATGCAGGAACGGGCCGCCGATATCACTTCAGTGCTGCAGGAAACGATTTCGGCGGTCAGAGTGATAAAATCTTTTGTCCGTGAAGAATACGAGAGTGAACGGTTTGGGCGGGAAAATTTTTCGAATTTCCGGGCGCAAATGAAAAATGCCCAGCTCATGGCTACGTTAACGCCCGTTATTGAGTTTTTGGCGGCAATCGGCGTTACGGTGATCATCTGGTATGGCGGCTGGGAGGTCATTAACGGCAGCCTGACGGCGGGAGCGTTAATCGCCTTTTTGGTCTATACGGTCAATTTGTCCAATCCGATTAAACGCCTGAGCCGGGTCTATGGCAATATTCAGAAAGCGATGGCTGCTGCTGAACGGGTTTTCGGCGTATTGGATACCGTACCGGAAATTCAGGATATACCCGGCGCTGTGGAACTGCCTGTGATTAACGGCGAGGTGGCCTTCCACCATGTCACTTTCGAATATAAACCGGGCGAACCGGTGCTCAGTGATATTTCGCTGACGGCAAAACCGGGCCAGATGGTAGCCATTGTCGGGCCAAGCGGCTCCGGAAAAACGACCATTGCCAACCTTATCCCGCGTTTTTACGAGCCGGTGGACGGCTATATCAGCATTGACGGCACTGACATTAAAACAGTGAAACTGGATTCGCTGCGCCAACAGATTGGCATGGTGCCTCAGGAAACGGTGCTTTTTAACGGAACGGTTTACGACAATATCTTATATGGAAATCTTATGGCGGCTTATGATGAGGTAATTGAGGCTGCCAGGGCCGCTAACGCCCATAAGTTTATTATGGATATGCCTGACGGCTATGACACGCAAATTGGCGAGCGCGGCTCCAAACTATCCGGCGGCCAGCGGCAGCGCATTGCGATTGCCCGCGCCATTTTAAAAAATCCCCGGGTGCTGATCCTGGATGAAGCAACCTCGGCCTTGGATACGGAAAGTGAAAAACTGGTGCAGGAAGCGCTGGATCAGCTTATGCTTAACCGGACTTCTTTTGTCATTGCCCATCGTTTGTCAACCGTTTTACGGGCCGACATCATTCTGGTGATGGAAGGCGGCAAAATTGCCGAAAGGGGCACCCACGCCGAATTGTTAAGGCTGGGTGGTATCTATAGCAAGCTCTATCAGGTGCAGTTTAACAGCAAGAAAGATGAATGATGACGCAAGGTACTAATTAGAAAGAGGTATCGTCAATGCATTTTTTATATAACTTGGTGGTTATTCTGGTTGTTATACTGGCGATGCCGGTTTTTCTGATCAGGACAGTCCGGGAAGAAGGCTTTTGGGAGCGGGTACGCCAAAGTTTCGGTTTCTTGCCGGAGGAAGATCTCGCGCCTGTGGCGAACAAGGACTGCATTTGGCTGCATGCCGCCTCGGTAGGCGAAATTGTCGCCGCCAGTCCGATTGTGAAGGAATTCCGCCGGGAAATGCCTGATACACCCATTCTGGTGTCGGTGGTAACTTCCAATGGCTATGCTATGGCCAAAAGGATCGTGAAAGATGCCGACAGTATCATTTATTTTCCGCTGGATCTGCCCTGGCTTAGTTCAAGTGTGGTCAAGCGGATCATGCCCAGGGTCTTTTTGCCTGTGGAGACGGAATTATGGCCGAATTTCCTCAAAGCAGCCCGCAAATACCGTATTCCGGTGATGATGGTCAATGGCCGCATCAGTGATAAAAGCGTAAAACGGTATCATTATCTGCGCAGTGTGTTAAAAGATATGATCGGCACTGTAGTCACCTTCTGCATGCAGTCGAAAATCGACGCCGATCATATTATCCGGCTGGGGGCTGATCCGCAGCGGGTCGTCATTACCGGCAATACGAAATTTGATCAAACCTATACCGATGTCAGCCAAGCCGAAAAACAAGCGCTGCTTGCTTCCATGGGGCTGGCTGATCATTACCCGGTCCTTGTCGCCGGCAGTACGCATAAGGGCGAGGAAGAGGCTGTGCTGGCGGCGTTTGTTAAAGTCAGGGAGACCTTCAGCGATGCCCGGCTGGTTTTAGCGCCCCGGGAAATTTTACGGGCTGATGAACTGCAAAGCCTTGCCGAAACCTATTGTTTAGCCGCCGGAAAGCGGACAGCGGTGCAGCAGGCCTGCAGCCATGAGCATGACGTGATTGTTTTAGATACCATTGGTGAATTGGGCAAGATCTATAGTCTGGGGGACATCATTTATGTCGGCGGCAGCCTGGTGCCGCGGGGCGGACATAATATTTTGGAGCCGGCCGCTCACGGCAAACCGATTATTGTCGGGCCGCACATGTTTAACTTTAAAGATACCTATGCGCTTTTTTCCGGCCGGTCGGCTTGTCTTACCGTCAACAACGCCGCCGAGCTGTCGGAAAAAATCACCTTTTTGCTGAACAATGACGGCGCCCGCCAGGCCATGGCCCGGGAGACCCTGAACATTATCGGCGAAAACAAGGGGGCGGCCAGCAAAAGCGCCGCACAGTTGAAGCATATGCTGGTCAAACTGGACAACATCAAATCCGGTCCCCGCCTGGAGCATATCCTGCGCAAGCGCGAGGCTGTGCAGACCTATCTGTATGCAATGATTCATGGCGCACAGCCTAGTTTTATCAGTGATATCCTGTTATCGTTGCTGTACCTGCTGTCGCTGCTTTATGGCTACGGAGTTTCGCTGATGCTGGCCATGTACAGGCATGGCCTGATCAAACAGCATCAGCTGGGCTGCCGGGTCATCAGCCTGGGC
Above is a genomic segment from Dendrosporobacter quercicolus containing:
- a CDS encoding amino acid ABC transporter ATP-binding protein; this encodes MLRIENLHKQFGDLAAVDGLNLQVGRGETVVMMGPSGCGKSTTIRTVNRLVEPDRGRIMFGDIDITKLNADELMAVRKKIGFVFQQFNLIHRLTALENVMLGLVMDGMPREIARAKAGAALIKVGLDKHFQHKPGEMSGGQQQRVGIARALAFEPELMLWDEPTASLDPILVREVLVVMEELAKYRASTMLVVTHELSFALHVADRIVLMNKGRVVEEGVPTQVFVKPQSSIGEQYKELIEYQMNTSALTLAGKRIA
- the msbA gene encoding lipid A export permease/ATP-binding protein MsbA encodes the protein MNTYKRLISYIKPYLPRLAVAIVCIIAAASANLYVPWVIKEVIDKVLAEKDMMMLNAIAAAIVVVYLLRGIFYYGQTYLMSYIGQRVVIDIRQAVYRHMQRLSLSYYEKRKTGTMMSYITNDVAALQGALVESVIEMVTEAAILLGSLAMMFYLHWKLTMLTLITLPMVGVTINLFGRKLRKTSAVMQERAADITSVLQETISAVRVIKSFVREEYESERFGRENFSNFRAQMKNAQLMATLTPVIEFLAAIGVTVIIWYGGWEVINGSLTAGALIAFLVYTVNLSNPIKRLSRVYGNIQKAMAAAERVFGVLDTVPEIQDIPGAVELPVINGEVAFHHVTFEYKPGEPVLSDISLTAKPGQMVAIVGPSGSGKTTIANLIPRFYEPVDGYISIDGTDIKTVKLDSLRQQIGMVPQETVLFNGTVYDNILYGNLMAAYDEVIEAARAANAHKFIMDMPDGYDTQIGERGSKLSGGQRQRIAIARAILKNPRVLILDEATSALDTESEKLVQEALDQLMLNRTSFVIAHRLSTVLRADIILVMEGGKIAERGTHAELLRLGGIYSKLYQVQFNSKKDE
- the lpxA gene encoding acyl-ACP--UDP-N-acetylglucosamine O-acyltransferase → MKPEKVVIALRKIHETAVVHPGARIGKDVEIGPYAVIGEHVLIDDGTKIGAHVVIDGWTSIGKNCEIFPSASIGSEPQDLKFRGEKSYVFIGDNTKIREFATVNRATGEGEETRVGSNCLLQAYTHVAHNCVVGNHVIMSNAATLAGHVTVEDRVVIGGLAGVHQFVKIGRNAMIGGLTKIVQDVPPFVIVDGHPAKVSGLNSVGMSRAGIGAPSRSLIKKAYKLLYRSGLSLAQAIAMIEQEVDSCEEVEHFLRFLRNAERGICRGRKASGD
- the lpxB gene encoding lipid-A-disaccharide synthase, with the translated sequence MVKVMISAGEASGDLHGASVAAALKQLQPGIKLLGMGGQAMRSAGVDIVHDIADLGVIGFVEVVRNLPRLFKLRDSLVEVMRLERPDVLVVIDYPDFNMRLAEKAGQLGIPVVSYISPSAWAWRKGRAKSVAKVVTRLAAIFPFEADVYREAGANVAFVGHPLLDIVKPEMSRPQAYAFFQAEPSRPVVLLLPGSRTQEIGSLLPVMLAAGEKIVEAVPGCQFFLPLASTISREMLQDILNNSQLNVTITNERTYDLMTIADVAIAASGTVTLEAALLGLPSVVVYKVAASSYWLAKLLVKIPHVSLPNIVAGRRIIPELLQADANAGGIAREALAILLDPAEKRRLQQDLQEVRCKLGEPGAVERVAKVILEVAAAQPGGANEHL
- a CDS encoding LpxI family protein; the encoded protein is MEKIGLLAGVGRLPVEFARAARGMGFGVIAVAVVPEVDEELQQVADKTVQLNIGELDRVIRVLKEEGVSQVTMLGKVTKELLFSGSVRLDDRLQRMFAALPDNRDDTIMLGLVRELASEGIGVFDQTAFIRSLMPAPAILTKREPSAAERADMEFGFNMAKAIGGLDIGQTVVVKNLAVMAVEAIEGTDACILRGGRLSCGGATVVKAAKPDQDLRFDVPAVGVNTIRAMCEAQAKALAIEAGKTLLVDRDKVIKIADECGITIVAM
- the lpxK gene encoding tetraacyldisaccharide 4'-kinase, coding for MHFLYNLVVILVVILAMPVFLIRTVREEGFWERVRQSFGFLPEEDLAPVANKDCIWLHAASVGEIVAASPIVKEFRREMPDTPILVSVVTSNGYAMAKRIVKDADSIIYFPLDLPWLSSSVVKRIMPRVFLPVETELWPNFLKAARKYRIPVMMVNGRISDKSVKRYHYLRSVLKDMIGTVVTFCMQSKIDADHIIRLGADPQRVVITGNTKFDQTYTDVSQAEKQALLASMGLADHYPVLVAGSTHKGEEEAVLAAFVKVRETFSDARLVLAPREILRADELQSLAETYCLAAGKRTAVQQACSHEHDVIVLDTIGELGKIYSLGDIIYVGGSLVPRGGHNILEPAAHGKPIIVGPHMFNFKDTYALFSGRSACLTVNNAAELSEKITFLLNNDGARQAMARETLNIIGENKGAASKSAAQLKHMLVKLDNIKSGPRLEHILRKREAVQTYLYAMIHGAQPSFISDILLSLLYLLSLLYGYGVSLMLAMYRHGLIKQHQLGCRVISLGNITVGGTGKTPTAQRLAAVIREMGYRVVILNRGYRASWQEDVGLVSDGEKIYMSVSEAGDEAYLLAKNVPGVPVVIGRDRTVTGEYAVSQLRADVVILDDGYQHWKLARDIDIVLIDALNIFGNNYLLPRGTLREELKNLDRASVCLLTKVDQAAPEARNRIRDTIASYNEDALIVESIHKPQRFIEIAEWHKGLRCHNISLETVSGQPVFVFSAIGNPQSFEQSVLDIGAQVADSLRFPDHYDYKMAEMQEMMQRAVEIGACALVTTEKDAVKIPAEFIHSNRPLPLYVLGIEVCFLEGQEQLMELIENTMKRPV
- the lpxC gene encoding UDP-3-O-acyl-N-acetylglucosamine deacetylase; protein product: MQHQTTVGRAVTYTGIGLHSGRDVTITLNPAPIDTGIIFARVDLPGAPQVAATAGNVTAAMRATTLETGLAKVFTVEHLLAAFAAMQVDNCRVAIDSVEPPVADGSSLPFVELIRQAGLASQPALRKFIRVNTAQLVRHEDRFIAILPYDGFRISFTSVNPHPLLGVQFGDYEIHPDAFIRDIAPARTIGFMHEVEALKAQGLALGGSLENAVVYDDKTVLTPLRFADELVRHKILDVIGDLALAGCLRGHVVAVKSGHALNTALAQKILASQQATVNG
- the fabZ gene encoding 3-hydroxyacyl-ACP dehydratase FabZ; translation: MLSATEIQKIIPHRYPMLLVDRILELEPMKRAVGIKNVTITEPFFQGHFPGQPVMPGVLILEAMAQVGAVATLYPAENRGKVALFASIDRVKFRKPVVPGDQLRMVAELIKIRGGMGKLWCEAFVDDQLVAEGELMFAMG